AACCACCCGTTCCTTACCAGAAGAAAACTTCGATGGAGTTGCCGAGTTAACCTTTAAAAGCAATGAAGATCGACTCACATGGTTCAAAGCTTTCCAAGAAACTTTAACCGGTGATGATGCTAATTTCCTTAGTCACATCGTCATTTATACAACCAGTCCTGGAAATAGTGTTACTTACTACGACGAACTGGAAAATGGACAACCGACAGGATTAGTCTCGGCTGATAAATTCAATATCATCGTTCGCAAAAAGGACAGTGTAAAAGTTGCAAAATTTCATAAATGGATGAAAGAAACTTTAGCTCCTGCACTAGCCAAGGCACAACCTATCCTGAAAGTGCGGATGCACTTATTTGATGAAACCACCATGCAACCTGACTTCCAAGGAGCCATTGAAATTAGTTTCACCAATCGTTTGGCTTTACGGAATTATTTGGCATCGGATGATTACCAACAAATTTCTCAAGATATTTCCAAGTATCTCAAATCCTTCCAGCCCTATCCACAAAGAGGGACATTTACCCTGGCTTATGAAGGAGAGCCAACTCTAACTGGAGAATGGGGAATCACTGGGGCACAAATGATTGAAACAGTCGGAGCTGTCAATCAAACGCAGCCCGTCGTGAGAAATTTAATGTTAGGTAACGGTTAAATTCCCATTTTTTGTATTTTTCCTATTGGTTCTTTTCTACCTCTTTTGTCAAGTTCCGAAAAAAAAGAGTCAAATCCCTAATGCCTGACTTAGATAGTGTGAGTAGTCAGAGCAGAAGCTTGGCGTTTTTTCGGAAAATGACAGAAGAGGACTCAATTTTAATGCTTCAATCATCGGACAGTGACAAAAAAGGATTATTAAGATATCCCCTCAATCCAGAATTATTTGTAGCCTCAAGAATAATTATGTTATCCTTCATGGTTGATACGGATAAAGCGTATATCTTAGATCATCCAATTCTGGATTCTAAGGGAAGCGCCTGTATCTATTGATGTAGGTTAGTCAACCCATTAATCTCCCTGTTGCCATACAGGGCTTTAGATCTCAGCTCCAAGGATTTCACCTACCAATCGGGGTAACCATCAACGACTTAACCCAAAACCACTGGCATTTGGGTTAGATGATTTAGGCTCAAGCGGGTGTGCATCTACAAAATTACCCAAAATCTCTTTTCAAGTTAACCTGAGCCAGTCTTTAACGTTTTGTAAGGGAATTTTCATAACCAGGGCTGCATTTACTCAAGTCCAGTTCATTGACCTGATTTGAGTTCATTCATGCTTGTGCAGAGAAAAGCTATGACATTTGAAGAAATTTATCGTTTTTTTCAAGACCCACCGCCCATTCACTTGAATACCGAGTTAGCCGTCTGTTATGTCTTATCCGTCTTACTCAATAAAGACTCCTATGGAACCGAACTCATCCGACTCCTGAAAAAGCAGTATCCCAAATATCGCCTATCCGATACAGTGCTTTACAGCGCCCTCAAATTCTTGGAAGAGGAAGAGATGATCACCGGATATTGGAAGAAACTCGCCCGACGGGGACGGCCTCGCAGGATGTATCAGATCCAATATCGGGGACGCGCTCAAGCTCAAGAATTGGCGCTCTTGTGGCAAGAATATACCAGTGATGGCCCCCTTGAAATGGCAGCTCCTGCTTTAACTGTGCGTAAAAGTGTCTCCCAATCTTAGGTAACGCTATGCCCTTTAGAGAAGTTAGGTTCAGTTATTTCACATAACCGATAACCATCAGCCAGGCTTGTAGGGGCGATCGCCCCTACAGATTGTGTCAATACACGCCTAACGACTAGCGATAGGATTTAGAGCTTCCGGGATTGACGACGGTGGCGCAAGCGGATTAAGATAGCGCCTACTCCAACTAATCCGAACAGAGTTGAGGGTTCTGGAATATCTTGGGAAGATTCATACTCTGGATCGAGAGGCCTGAGCGTAAAGTCAGCAGTTTCAGTGTTGAAAGCCAGTTTAATCGGCAATGCCATCGGATTCGTCGGATCGATGGTATCCCCTGTGCGAACCGTAAAGTTCTTCACACCCATAACACCATCTAACCCTTCAACCAGCAAGTCGCCTAACAAATCAGCATAGTGATTGAAGTTGATTTGATCGCCACTGGAAAATTGACCCAGAACGTTATCTCCGACAGAAACGGTAAACGGATTGTCAAAGTCAACGGGTAAATCTAAGATTGAAGTAAACAGGGACTCGCTGTCCATTTCGTAGTTAAATCCGTAGGCAGTCGGAGGATCGAACCAACGACCACTGGTCACACCACAGAAGTTCATCTGATTAATCTGCTGCACGGGGCAGTTGGGCAGCCAGGGGTTGAACTGAGAATCAGCAAACGAGTTTGCACGAAAAACACCTTCAAAACCGTTAGCCAGTTTAGCCCAGAAGGTAATCTCATTGCTATCGTTGAGACTCCCCCGATCCATGGCCAAGTCGGTAACGGTTGAGCCATCTAGGGCATCACCAATACCAATGACTTTATCCTTAAGGGGATCGTCTCCAATAAAGATTCCTTTCTTGTATCGATCGTCTCTAGGGTTGGTTTGATTGGCCATGAAGGCAACAATATTGTCATTTCTATCGTTAATGGAGCTTGTGCCCATATTAATGAAGCTTGAACTCGTTGGGTCAAAATGACAGGCATGCGCTTGTCCTGGTGGACAGTAATTACTAGCAACCACACTGCCACTATTACCATCTCCAGTGAGGATGGCTTGCCCAGCAGGTCCACCAATAGCAGTGGTAGGCAGAACTCCGATAAAAGCAGAAATCATGTCGTTGTCATTGATATTCGCTTCGCGGTATGCGCCTGCAACAAAAGTAGGATTGGTAATGACTTGAGAGACAGCAGCACCATTGCCAGCATATATGCCATCGGTCATGGAGAAACTAACCCATCCCCTACGGTTAATGGATGGTGCTTGAAAGAGGCATTGGTTGGCTCCGCATTGACTGATTCGGGTGATTCCTCCTGGATCTCCTTTGAAGACATTGACAACTCCATTGCTTTTGGCCGTAAATGCCACCTCTCCCTTATTGTTGATGGAAAGTCCAGGAGCGAAAGTATAGCCATTAGCGCTACTGGCAATTAATTCTAGGGGAGCAGTGCTACTCTGTCGGGTGTAGATACGCTGGCTGCCATCGGACATCTTAGCGACAAAAGCAACGTTCCAATTGGGACTAATCGCAATTCCAGGGCCAAAACCGACAATGGTATCTTGCCCGATTTGAGTCCCTACCTGAGCAATAAGCCGACGAGCATTAAGTCCTCTGCCGCCAGTGTTAGTATAGATTGCATCTCCATTGACGGTTCTGGCATGATAAGCAACTCGTCCACCGCGATCGCTGAGGGCAATCCCTCTACCTGCTTGGTAATTGGCATCAGCAGCTAAGTTGAAAGCAGGCCCCCAGGCGGAAAGGTGGCCGCTAGTCCCTAAGCCGCGATAGACTTGGCTGTAACTAGAGCCAACACTGCTTGGATCAGTGCTGGCAATGCGGGAAAAAGTGAAGTTGGCTGCCTGCGCGTGGCTGGCCGTGAAGATTGAAGCACCTGTGAGCAGTAGGCTCGTCCATTGAAAGAGTTTTTGAGAAGTCATGGGTAATTTTCTCCCGATCGCGACACAGATCAATTGCTGAACTATTGGTACTGAGGTATTCAGGGTTTGTGGAATAGCACCATGCGCTATTTGGGTGATAGGTAATGAGGGTGAGAAGTCTTTGAATAAAGGTTTTTCAGCCATTGTCACCGATCGAAATTGGCCCATAAAGGGCGCGTAGTGAAGTATTCAGCTTTCCTGTCACTTCAGTATTTCCTTCTGAGAATACTGAAGTTTTTTATGGAAGTCATTAAGAACAACCGTAAATTCACAGAATCTTGTTCAAAATCTGTGTTTTATGTATTTTCTGTAAAAATAAGTTGTTTTTTTAAGGAATCAAACTGAGTCACTGGCAACAAAAAGAGAGTTTTTTAGTTAAAACTCCTGAATTTAAGTCATAAAACATGATTCGATTCCGTAAGGAATTTAAGAAAACCTTCTTTTCTTCGCAATATTTTCAGTAAGAGTACGGAGATATTCCAGCGCTTTATGCTGTTGAATAATAAGTAATATTAAATTCGGAAATTTGTGTCATTGCGACCGCAGGGAAGCATTCGGGCTTTACGTTTCACGCAAGCTTCGCTTTCATGTCGGCGACAGCCGAAACGCGCATACTTCGTATTCATGTCCGCGAAGCGGAAACGCCGAGTTTACCGGTATAAGGGAGATTGCTTCATTCCGCTTCGCTTCATTCGCAATGACATACTATTTGAGCGTAGTTGAAGGGGCTGGGGGATGAGGGGCAGCCATGACATAACTCATTTAGGTTTGCTATATAGTTGATTTGTTTTAGAATGGGGTATGGGTGTAGGGGCGATCGCCCCTACCTCTAGTATTTTCAGGGATGAATTCAAGGCTCAATTCTCGATCGCCTGATGGGTGTTGAGAGTCGGATCGGGCAGGGAATGGGAATAGCTAGGAATATCTCCATTCTGTTGTCCTTTATCCATCGGTTTAGCCGTCTCTTCTACCCCTCCATGGAGGCGTACCAACTGGGCTAAAGTTTTCTTCAGTTGGGTACGGGGCACAATTAAATCAACAAAGCCATGTTGCAGCAAATATTCCGAAGTTTGGAAATCATCGGGGAGCTTTTCCCGTAGGGTTTGTTCGATGACTCGTCGCCCGGCAAATCCAATGGTGGCTTTCGGTTCAGCCAGAATCAGATCGCCGAGCATGGCAAAACTGGCAATTACGCCCCCAGTAGTGGGATGGGTGAGAACAGGCATGTAGAGTAAACCCGCTTCTTGATGACGCTCGACAGCTCCTGAAATTTTCGCCATTTGCATCAAACTCAGCATTCCTTCCTGCATTCGTGCCCCTCCAGAGGCACAAATGACGATCGCCGGTATTCCCTCTGAAGTCGCTTTTTCCAGCAGTCGGGCAATTTTTTCCCCAACCACCGATCCCATGCTGCCCCCCATAAAGCCAAAGTCCATCACAGCTAGGGCAATGGGCAAGCCATCCAATTGACCCAAACCCGTTTGTACCGCATCATTAAGATGGGTTTTCGCTTGATATTCCTTGAGGCGATCGCTATACCGTTTGCGGTCTTTAAACTTTAAAGGATCGTCCGGGCGCAAATGCTCATCCAAAGGAGTCCAGGTTTTACTATCAATCAATTGGGCAATCCGTTCATTGCTATCGACCCGAAAATGGTGTTCGCATTCCAAACACACCATTTGATTGCTCTGTAAATCCTTCGTATAGGTCAAAACTCCACACATGGGGCATTTCGTCCACAACCCATCAGCAATTTCCCGCTCTTGGCGTTCTGGGCTGATGGGAGAAGTTTTTTGTCTGTTGGCAAACCAATCAAATAAAGACATGAACAATAAAGAGATTATCTAAGGGAAAGTTAAATTACTCGTCTGGGGTCTCCTCTATTTCGCTCAGAAGCAACAAAGCACTCCAACGATATTCGGGCGCAACCTGCACGGCAGTGGGAGACCCCATACCTAAATAGGAGACTACCCCGCAATCCACCAGGCGGGTGGGGATTTCCTGGGCACTGAGCAACTGTTCCATCAGTTCTGCCTCCCAGCGAGTTGAGGTCGTGCGAATTGTAATCCAAGACACTCGATTATCCTATCAGGTTAGGCGGGAAAAATAACTGCATATAAGTGGATATGATGCGATCGCCCCAGAAGATAGTCAGGGCCCCGCCCAGGGCAAGAAAGGGGCCAAAGGGCATTTTTTGACGGCGTTTGAGTTGGCCCGAGGCGATCGCGCCTAACCCAACAACAGCCCCAATTAAACAGGCCAGAAACCCTGATAGTAACAGCAATTTCCACCCCAACCAAGCCCCGATCGCCGCCGCCAGTTTTGCATCTCCTTCGCCCATGGCCGCTTGACCGAGCAGAAACGACCCCAAAATAATAATCATTTCAAATAACCACAAGCCTAGAATGGCTCCAAACATGCCATCGAGGAACGGAGCGGCTGCTCCTCCACCTCGGAGCAATTGATAGAGCAAACCCGCCACCAGCCCCAACTGAGTGAGGCTATTGGGCAAGGTGAACGTATCCCAGTCAATCATCGCCAGTACCAACAGCCAACTCAAGCAGAGGCAATAACCCACCGTTTCCCAAGAGAGTCCAAACTGGAGATAAACCCCTAGAAACAGTAAACCGGTAATTCCTTCAATGGTGGGATAGCGCCAAGAAATCGGGCTGTGACAATAGCGGCATTTTCCCCCCAACGCCAACCAACCGAACACCGGGATATTATCAGCGATGCTCAACCGATGGGAACAGAGGGGACAAT
This window of the Roseofilum capinflatum BLCC-M114 genome carries:
- a CDS encoding EthD domain-containing protein, with protein sequence MPDYSERDKQAVVTNYAVLWKRADIDLETFDGYWGHVHGPVCVRLPGLYQYWQHQVHHNLGGIWPEIEGVTTRSLPEENFDGVAELTFKSNEDRLTWFKAFQETLTGDDANFLSHIVIYTTSPGNSVTYYDELENGQPTGLVSADKFNIIVRKKDSVKVAKFHKWMKETLAPALAKAQPILKVRMHLFDETTMQPDFQGAIEISFTNRLALRNYLASDDYQQISQDISKYLKSFQPYPQRGTFTLAYEGEPTLTGEWGITGAQMIETVGAVNQTQPVVRNLMLGNG
- a CDS encoding PadR family transcriptional regulator; the protein is MTFEEIYRFFQDPPPIHLNTELAVCYVLSVLLNKDSYGTELIRLLKKQYPKYRLSDTVLYSALKFLEEEEMITGYWKKLARRGRPRRMYQIQYRGRAQAQELALLWQEYTSDGPLEMAAPALTVRKSVSQS
- a CDS encoding PEP-CTERM sorting domain-containing protein, with the protein product MTSQKLFQWTSLLLTGASIFTASHAQAANFTFSRIASTDPSSVGSSYSQVYRGLGTSGHLSAWGPAFNLAADANYQAGRGIALSDRGGRVAYHARTVNGDAIYTNTGGRGLNARRLIAQVGTQIGQDTIVGFGPGIAISPNWNVAFVAKMSDGSQRIYTRQSSTAPLELIASSANGYTFAPGLSINNKGEVAFTAKSNGVVNVFKGDPGGITRISQCGANQCLFQAPSINRRGWVSFSMTDGIYAGNGAAVSQVITNPTFVAGAYREANINDNDMISAFIGVLPTTAIGGPAGQAILTGDGNSGSVVASNYCPPGQAHACHFDPTSSSFINMGTSSINDRNDNIVAFMANQTNPRDDRYKKGIFIGDDPLKDKVIGIGDALDGSTVTDLAMDRGSLNDSNEITFWAKLANGFEGVFRANSFADSQFNPWLPNCPVQQINQMNFCGVTSGRWFDPPTAYGFNYEMDSESLFTSILDLPVDFDNPFTVSVGDNVLGQFSSGDQINFNHYADLLGDLLVEGLDGVMGVKNFTVRTGDTIDPTNPMALPIKLAFNTETADFTLRPLDPEYESSQDIPEPSTLFGLVGVGAILIRLRHRRQSRKL
- the accD gene encoding acetyl-CoA carboxylase, carboxyltransferase subunit beta gives rise to the protein MSLFDWFANRQKTSPISPERQEREIADGLWTKCPMCGVLTYTKDLQSNQMVCLECEHHFRVDSNERIAQLIDSKTWTPLDEHLRPDDPLKFKDRKRYSDRLKEYQAKTHLNDAVQTGLGQLDGLPIALAVMDFGFMGGSMGSVVGEKIARLLEKATSEGIPAIVICASGGARMQEGMLSLMQMAKISGAVERHQEAGLLYMPVLTHPTTGGVIASFAMLGDLILAEPKATIGFAGRRVIEQTLREKLPDDFQTSEYLLQHGFVDLIVPRTQLKKTLAQLVRLHGGVEETAKPMDKGQQNGDIPSYSHSLPDPTLNTHQAIEN
- a CDS encoding prepilin peptidase, with protein sequence MTIALMLGLAIGSFLNVVIYRIPAGLSILFPPSHCPLCSHRLSIADNIPVFGWLALGGKCRYCHSPISWRYPTIEGITGLLFLGVYLQFGLSWETVGYCLCLSWLLVLAMIDWDTFTLPNSLTQLGLVAGLLYQLLRGGGAAAPFLDGMFGAILGLWLFEMIIILGSFLLGQAAMGEGDAKLAAAIGAWLGWKLLLLSGFLACLIGAVVGLGAIASGQLKRRQKMPFGPFLALGGALTIFWGDRIISTYMQLFFPPNLIG